A single Brassica rapa cultivar Chiifu-401-42 chromosome A04, CAAS_Brap_v3.01, whole genome shotgun sequence DNA region contains:
- the LOC103864217 gene encoding probable calcium-binding protein CML46: MTVNHLYCLITMEKSSLSQSQHSSAFPLFGLVDTFLSVFFRWVSFAQILFSRCCPLLQHQQYVSEKKSKNLEVQSSITHDDGPCIEDAEMVMQSLGLITDPESLGVQKRYTAEELSNLFEEKEPSLEEVKQAFDVFDENKDGFLDPVDLQRVLTILGLKQGSNLDNCRRMISSFDGNKDGRIDFHGFVKFMENNLS; encoded by the coding sequence ATGACTGTAAACCACTTATACTGTCTTATAACCATGGAAAAGAGTTCCTTGTCCCAAAGCCAACACTCTTCTGCTTTCCCTTTGTTTGGTCTGGTGGATACCTTCCTCAGCGTGTTTTTCAGATGGGTTTCTTTCGCTCAGATCCTTTTCTCCAGGTGTTGCCCACTTCTTCAACACCAACAATATGTTTCCGAGAAGAAGAGCAAAAATCTCGAGGTTCAGAGCTCAATCACACACGATGATGGTCCTTGCATAGAAGATGCAGAGATGGTGATGCAAAGCTTAGGACTTATCACCGACCCAGAAAGCTTAGGAGTTCAGAAACGTTACACTGCTGAGGAGCTTTCGAATCTGTTTGAAGAGAAAGAGCCGAGCTTGGAGGAAGTGAAGCAAGCTTTTGATGTCTTTGATGAAAACAAAGATGGGTTTCTTGATCCAGTAGATTTACAGAGAGTTTTGACAATCCTTGGCTTAAAGCAAGGATCTAACCTTGATAACTGCAGGAGAATGATCAGCTCGTTCGACGGAAACAAAGATGGAAGAATCGATTTCCATGGATTTGTGAAGTTCATGGAGAACAATCTCTCCTGA